The Paroedura picta isolate Pp20150507F chromosome 6, Ppicta_v3.0, whole genome shotgun sequence genome segment caaagatcaacaaagtttaattctgagcatatgattttgtgtgcatgcacacttctgcagacATTCATGCTCGTATTGCAGTGCATGTGCTGGCAGCCCTGTGAGGGACATGAGGAAGACAGATTgtgagcagggattcgaaccagCATCTTCTTGGTCCAGGTTCAATATTCTAGGCCATACTTAAGGGGCCATTAGGAAAATCCTTTGATATTGCCCAATGTTCTTAGCAAGCATTCAGGCATCATctttgcagagggggggggggagagacatatGAAAACAATCCAGCTTCTGTACCATTTCAGTAGCTGTTTTGTGTTCTTTTATTGCAGTCTTTGACCAAGTGGCTTTCGAGGCTAGTAAGTGTTGCCTGTGCTCagttatttcctgcattcttttgCAGAGATGACATTCTTCTGGAAAAGGGAAACCTTGTTTGACTACAGAAATGCCTCGAGGTGCCTTCTAGCGGTTGAGGTCTCAAGGAAAAACCTTTGATCGTAGGCAAATCACAAGAACGAGTTCGGAACAGTACAGATGCACGTGGCGAGGAGGCAGCCTCTGTGCTGGAGCCGTCTGTTCAGCTTGCCAAGCAGTGCCTGAAGTTTTCATGGCTGTTCTCTCCAAGTTCCACCACATCTTTTGCCAACACCTGCCCACCCGCAACTTCTCTTCTTACTTCCAAGTTCCCTCAGCCTCCATAGGTTACTCCTGACCCAAAGAGATGACCCCTTTTGTATTTTTCAGAGACACTTTAActctggcccattctgcacacattagataatgcactttcagagtagatttttctgttttgcacacaaaaatccaactgcaaacaCACTGAACACACATTACCCAAAGTGTGAGGAATGGACCACCTGTCTTCTTCTGACTCCATGCAGACCCTCCAAGCATCACTATAGGTGAGCAGCGCTCCATAAACATCTGAACAAGCCTCGATccccagatgtttagacagataAAGCTCAACGTTTGCCACTGCTTTCATAGTGGACTGACTGCTGCTGGTACACTCATGACCCGTAAACATGAAAGGAGCACAAAAGGATTAAATCTAGCCAGCATTAGCCAaactgaagtgacatcactaacAATATTTTATGCAGCTGCAAGGAttaaggcaaagcaaaaaaattatTCCTAACCTGTCTTTAACGTAATCCATCCAATATTCTGTCTCAGATTCTGAACTGGTATTCTTTATCTGTCAATCAGAAAAGAACCAGATCACCAGGGAATCATTTTAACACAAAGGCATTCATTTCTGTCGTATTCTATGCCCTTACATTTCTCATTTACAACGGTGAAGCACAGTTAAATGGGTTTATGTGGGTTAGCCAAGTTATCATGActctctacaccagtggttctcaacctgggggttgggtcccctttgggggttgaatgaccctttcacaagggtcgtggcagggtaagcagcttggccgggagagcaccatccacacaacagccttgtgaggtagaccGAGAtggagtgtttgtctgtctggagcagcagaagagagcgagattggcatggtgggacaagaggcaggttTGACTTCCCagtctttctccacatgcagccagctgggtgacctgggccagtcaaagttctctcagagctctctcagtcttacgtACCTCACAGTGTAACTGTAGTGGGGGAAGCCTAAGCAAGTGTAAGCCATTTGGGGAAGCacaaggcctgctgagtgaccttgggccattcagttctctcagagctctcttagccccacctacctcccaggggatcttgttgcggggagaggaagggaaggcgaatgtaagctccTCTGCAACTCCGTCTAGTAGTAAAATGTGTGATaaaaaagccagttcttcttcttccttcttgtcCCCATTTGGCATCGATGGTCCTCAAGCTTCCATTTTAGGCAGCTCGCCTGCCATCACACAGTGCCGTGCAGGTCCACTATAGCACTCACTTTGTGGAATGGGCTCTCTGAGGAGGTGACTGGGGGGGGTCACTGCAAGGCCATTTGATCAGCTGGGCTCCTAATGTGGCGCACCTTTACGCTTGCCAATTCTTCTGTTTCTGCTACAGCAAGGTGTTGGTGCAATTCCCTATACAGGCAGAACCCTCTCCCTagattttgttttgcatttgtaGTGCAACATTCTACCTCcaggtttggaaaaaaaaatccttctgtgGCCGGAAGGCTCCTTCTGAAAGCAGACGAACGTCTAAGGATCCAACCCATAATTCTACCCCGAGTCGTAATTCATGACGTAGCACTGGTATGCAATGGCCAATTGCCGTTTATTACTCACTAGGTGGATTAATTCCTTGGCAAGCTGCGCAATGGACAGCTCAAAACTGGTCCCGATGTTATAGATTTCGCCGGGCTGTCCTTTCTTCATAACGGTAAGAAATGCTTCGGCGACGTCACTGGCATACAGAAAATTTCTCCGCTGCAGCCCTGAACCGTGAATGCAACTAAAGGAAGAAAGACAATCCGTTCGTATGATTTGAAGAAAAACAACAAGGGACTTCTGTAATGTCATACatcaggagtagccaaactgcggccctccggatgtctgtggactacaattcccatgagctcctgccagcatttgctcatggcaattatagtccatggacatctagagggccgcagtttgactacccctgtcatagaatcaCTTGCAAGATTACAAACTGCTAAACGAAACTCATTGCAGGAGAGATAACGTGTTACTTCTGTGACTTAAAGCAGATAGGAGCTGATAAGAGGGTCCGAAGAAGGGCTGCAATTCTGGTCTGCAGAGCAAGACTCACCACTGGCAAAAATTTGCCTTGCACAAGCAGCCCCCACTTTATTTATATTGATGATTGATAGTCTGTATGCCACCCtttcctgggggctcagggcggctcgcaacaacacattaaaacattttagcattaaaacatttaagcaaCATATTAAAAACCCAGGAGCACATCTCGTATTTTCTACGTCTGCCTCAGTCACCGCCACCCACAGCCAGAGGACATTCTTCCTTACAAAAGTGTTATGAAGGTTCCAAGAAAACAAAGCCAAAGgccatggttttaaaatgttttaggatGAATGTCCAGaagtgttttaatggggcttttgaCACTagctgttgtaacctgccaccagccAGTTATgaaagtggcgggcaataagtcgaaacaatgaatgaatgaatgaatgaatgaatgaatgaatgaatgaatgaatgaatgaatgaatgaatgaatgaatgaatgaatgaatgaatgaacatttggaggactgcAAAAGGAGCAGAATTATCATATACCTAGAGGGAGAGCAACAAAAGTGTCCTGAcctagatggctcaggctagcctaatgtggtcaaatctcagaagccaagcagggtcagccctggttagtatttggatagggaAGTGGAAGGTGGCCATGCAGACGCAGGCAATAAGGTCTTTGGTCCCACCAGCTTGTGACAGCTAAATCTATGTGCTTAGGCAGCGTGGGGCTCTGTCCTGTGGCATATTTGGGAAATCAGTGTTCTCAGTTACAGGGACGGACATTCAGCCTCAAGACTTCCTACCCACTAACCAGCAATCGTGCCTGGGAAAGGGTGAGGCCTCTCCACTCACTTCATGTCACACCTATATTAGGGCTTTGGGTGGAAAACAAAGCAACTGGAAAACATTGTTGGGGAGTACACCCTCTACAACTATCAGAGTATTCAGTTGAGCAACCTTTGAGAATGCAGCAGTTATCAGGATTTCTATTGTGACCATATGATCAAATAGATTTTCAGCGTGTTCATATTACAAATGTGCCACTACTGACGGACTCTTCTTgcctaataatttttttaaaaaaggaatatgaTGCTAATACATACCATTTCCTGTTCTGTTGCAAGAGGGAAATAAACTTTGGAATAACCTGAGAAGgacattgagagagagagagagagagagagagagactgtttcAGGGAAACACATtccctattttttatttattttatttgttcggcttctatactgcccctcgcTTGGCTTAAATAGGTAATGCAGGAATCACGCAGTGGCTTGAATCCAGCAGAAAGGTAAACATACCTAATACAGTTCCACCTATGCAGGATCTTCTGCAACACCTTGTGCTTCCCCTTTGCACACATTACAATGCCCAGAAATTGGGTCTACCAGATCTTGTGCCAGCGGAAACACATGTGGGAATATAATCCCACATTGACTTCATGCAAACTGCTACCTGTCTTCTTCTTGTGTCTCCACTTGCACAATAGCTCTAGCATGAGTAGAAATGCTGGCCTTGAGCCAATATAGTTAAGATCAATCAGAGTTTATATGCTCAAggttctctttgtgtgtgtgcttgaattaatgccagaaaaattaaaaggaacacacatgcttctcttggttgagTGTTTTGTGTACATATAAGACAAGGTACGACGattatagttagttcactcttagcttaggcctcttTTAGCCTAACTTGTTGCAGAAGCCTTCTGCACAGGATTCTCAAATCTGAGAAGAGCTCCCAAAAAAATCGGGGATGGAATGCTTCCATGTGTGGCTAGGGAGACACATTGAACAGTGTGAATGAGATCCCCTCCCTAGTTCTTCCCAAATTCACACAAAAACAGCCTGGAAGCAAGGGAAAAATTCACCACCTCTCTACCAAAGGGGCTGCGAGCTTTCATGCTTCTCAAGCCTAGCTAGTTCCATCTGTGAGGGATTTTCAACAAACTGGCGAAGTTGGGTGGGGGGGCACACCAACAACTGCGAGGGATCTCCGTGAACTTGGAATGAACACCGAGAACCCAGATGCAGTGAAATCAGATACTAAATCTAACAAGGAGTCATGCAAAGTTCTGTGCAGGAGAAATAGGTGCACCAACAggactagagagccagtgtggcgtttTGGGTATGCAAGACTaggctctgggagacccaggttcaaatctaccCCATGCCACGGAAGCTgacagggtgatcttgggccgcTCTCAGCATGActatctcatagggttgttgtgaagataacatggaggaaaggggaagcatGTAATCTTCTTGGGATCcccacaaaggagaaaagtgggatattaatGAGGTAAATAGCCGTAAAAAGTCTTCTCAATACTACCGGACCGTTCTTTCATCACCACTTACTTTTTCCGGAAACTGGTGGGGTCCATAAACATTGCTGCTCCGTGTTATAACGACAGGAAACTTTAAAACAGAGAGGAAAAGTGTCAGGACGACAAATGAGAATAGTCATAAAAAGCTTACAGTCCTTGCCCGAAGATAGATTCGAGTGGGTAGTAAGCAGTGTTGGACgctgtacctgaggaagtgtttgtgcacacgaaagctcataccttgaataaaactttgtgggtcttaaaggtgtccctggactctgcaTTTGTTCTTAAGATGTCTTGCTGGGGCACATGCTGGGTACatagaaggtcccagggtcaatccccggtgtctccagttaaaaggatgaggcAAAAAGTGATAAGAAAGACCTCAGCCCTAGACCCGGAGAGCAGCTGCCTATCCAAGTAGACAATCCTGCATCTGAAGGACCAAGAGACTGATTCAGTAAAAACCAGCTTCAGGAGTTCCTTGGCAGAAGAATCTACACTTGGGAGGTTCGGTTCCTTAACATGGTACAATAGAAAACCCGGCTTTCTCAGAAAAGTGTAAGGACTGGATAGTCCTTATTCTCTAAGAAATGTATTTCTCCAGCAGTCTGTTCTCCACCTATACTTTTTAGGCACTCTTCTCTAGCCTCCGCATCTGGAAAAGTGGGATTTGTCTATCCTACCTGGCGACGACCACAATGATAAGAACTTCCTGCTTCCAATATGAAGCCAAAGACAGGCGGAAATGGATGCTGGGGGCACGGCTGCCTCTCCTGAAGACCACCCTGCTGTTCCCCATGGAACCAGGAATGTTAAGAAGGCAAGGCCAGAGCTTATCGCCAGGACACCTTTTGCAGTGGAGCAGCTCGAAAACCCACAAGATGCAAGCTTGTCTCCATCAGCCCCACAGAGAAGCTGTATCTAgcagccagctctgggctgggaaatacctggaggctttgggggtggaggcaggaacgggcaggatttggggagggacctcagtggactataacactatggaatccaccctccaaagcagacagtttctccaggggaactgatctctgttgcctggagatgagctataattccaggggatctcccggTCCTGCCTCGGGACTGACATCCTTACCTCCATGCCAACTACAGAGTTCTGTTTGCTACTggaaatattaattttattcaaacactcttcccctgccattccTCTTGGCTTAAGGTGGCTTAcacataaaaattgcaataaaatacaattgggggtgggggagaaccaaATGCATCTTTCCGCTACAAAAAGATGCCTGCTGTTTATACCCTACCAAAAACCCAGGCCAACAAAGAGGTCTCACGGTCCCTCCTGAAGATCTTCAAACGGTTGGGGCACTCATTACATGTGCAAGCCCACAGTGATAGTATACTGTCAGTTTTTATACGCAGGAAACGGCCATTCATTTGTAACTCGGTTATATCACTTTTGTGCAAGTCCATCAAAAAGTTAAGATATTTCAATTAATTTAGTATTTCAAAAGGAAAGCTAAAAAATGCAGAATAGGGCAGTCTCTATAGGATGAGCCATCAGCTGCTTTCAGTCATAGTTAGCTAGGTACCTGGTCCATATTGGGACTCTATTTAGAAATCGGATCACCAACAGTTACTAGAAGTTCAAGGCTTGTTTCCTTTTACCTGATACCTTTCCCAGTAAGACTGGACGAAGCATTCAGCAGCTGCCTTCGATGTGGCGTAAGGGTTAGTGGGCTGTTTCGGTGACGATTCGTCAaattcctagaagaagaagaagtttgctCTACTTTACTCTTCTTTTTCTGGAGTTTTGAAACTTTAAGGCTGGCCTGCAAATAACAAGGCtacaaacacaagacagagatATGGCCATATAATGACATATAATGATTGAAATCGCGCCATAGTTGAGGACTACTGACAGCTGCGTACTGATAATGGCGCTGTCCTCACCTGGCGTAAGGTcatccaactgactgcatgtggaggagtgggaaatcaaacctggttagtatttggacaggaATGTCAGGGTTGCTATGGAGAAGCAACCCATGGCACATCAAGACTtcgtttgccttgaaaaccctatggggtcgctATGACAGAGCTTGGCACGGTTCTTACACTGGCCGGTATTGGACTCTCCTCCTACTCTCCTTACTAGAGGCAGCTACCCATTTAAAACCAACTAAATGATCAGGCTGATAGcttttattgaattttaattaattttaatttatatgtgTTTACGGTTCATATTGTTGTAAGTCACCCCCCAAGATGAACGGCTCAATaagggcagcctataaatataaataaacagattAGCAACTCGActgggacttgacagcactttgcacTTCCAACTGAGCTGGCCGATCCATCCTTATAAGCCGTACCCCAGAACATCTAAAAGTAATCCACTTCTATTCACGTACAGTTACCATAAAAGTTCGCCACAAAGGGAGGCAAGAGACTCACACAAAGCCTCATATGACTCAAGCTCACCTTATCGCAGCTGCTGCCGTAAACTTCATCTGTGCTGACGTATACAAACTTTTCCACGTGAGCCTCATGAGCAGCCCCGACCAGAACGCAAGTGCCGTAAACGTTCACGTAGCCGAATTCAAGCTTGTGCCAGAATGAAAGATCTACGTTTCAGAAACAGAATTAAGAGAGGAAACAAGCTTTCAGCCTAGGTCATGAAAGGAATTAAGAACCATCAGTCGCAGTTCAATAGAGGCCCCTTCTGTGTTTCGGCATGCTCATGGGGAGGacttaagaaaacaaaagaacGCCCCCTCCAATTGCTGTGCCATACTCCGCCCACAAGCCACTGCTTCAGCAATGGTTTCCAAAACTCCACGTTTAAAATGTAGCATGCTGCATAGTGCAGACATTGAGGGAAGCAGTTTCTGCACCACTAACGAAGCCAGGAAGAAAATCAAGCTGACAAAGGCAGCCAAAAGTGTACAGCCACCCGGAGAAACAAACGCATTTTCAACCACAATCTTCATTAGTGGCTCTTAGACTCTACCTATGATCCAAAACCTATATTTTGTTGCAGTACAATATGTTGAAACACCtcaaaatagagttggaagagaccgccagggtcatctagtccaactttctgcagaatgcaggaaattcacaactacctgtccactcacaatgaccccaattccatgtctagatgatgcccccccaaccccccccctcagaatctctggtcagtctggtctggaggaaatttgcaattagcatttccctgggcatgcaagaaaagagcacaagagccaagctcagacacaatcccttctgcccacctacttacaatctgtccaagttcatagaatcaggatcattgaagaagaatagttggctcttatatgccgcttttctctaccaggagtctcaatgcggcttacagtcaccttccctttcctctccccacaacagacaccctgtgaggtaggtgaggctgggagagccctgatatcactgctcggtcagaacagctttatcagcgccgcagcgagcccaaggtcacccagctggctgcacgtgggggagcgcggaatcaaacacagcttgccagattagaagtctgtgctccaaaccactacatcaagctggctctttagtttgttttaaatattttgagaTGATTCA includes the following:
- the TGDS gene encoding dTDP-D-glucose 4,6-dehydratase; the protein is MSGGPFGAEAASGIAKRVLVTGGAGFIASHVVVSLVEKYPTHMIINLDKLDYCASLKNLETISGKPNYKFIQGDVCDPEFIKKLFETEKIDIVLHFAAQTHVDLSFWHKLEFGYVNVYGTCVLVGAAHEAHVEKFVYVSTDEVYGSSCDKEFDESSPKQPTNPYATSKAAAECFVQSYWERYQFPVVITRSSNVYGPHQFPEKVIPKFISLLQQNRKCCIHGSGLQRRNFLYASDVAEAFLTVMKKGQPGEIYNIGTSFELSIAQLAKELIHLIKNTSSESETEYWMDYVKDRPTNDLGYPMNSGKMHSLGWRPKVPWKEGIKKTIEWYQENFHNWKNTERALDPHPVMEESG